The Haloarcula rubripromontorii region GTGGTACATCCCGTCGCTGGGTTCGATCTCCTGTCGGTCGCCGACAGTCTTGCCGCCGCGTTCGATGCGCCCCGGTTCGACCTGTTCGTAGATTGCCCCGAGCGTGAGGTCGACGCCGTTCGGTTGCACTTGTGCTTCTCTCAGGTCGCCGAGGGCATCGGCGACGAACCGCCCACTCTTGAACATACGCGGTTCTGTGCGAGTGTCGTGGAAAGACCTGCCGGTCTGGCCACCCGCTGTCCCGTCCTGTTGACTCGCTTCCGAGTGACGGACGGCACGGATTTTTATATGAAAAATACGACGGAATACGCGGGATTTATACCGCCGCGCCATCCATTGACGCACGTTATGGGACAGACGCTTACGGAAAAAATTCTCGACGACCATCTCGTCGAAGGGGAACTTACACCCGGAGAAGAGATCGGGATCGAGATCGACCAGGTGCTGACACAGGACACGACCGGGACGCTCGTCTGGCTGCAGTTCGAAGCGCTGGGCCTCGAAGAGGTGCAGACGGAGCTGGCCGCACAGTACTGTGACCACCAGACCTATCAGTTCGACTTCAAGAACACCGACGACCACCGCTTCCTCCGCTCTGCGGCGGGCACGTTCGGGGCTCACTTCTCACGCCCCGGCAACGGTATCTGTCACAACGTCCACAAGGAGAACTTCGCCGCACCCGGCAAGACGATGCTCGGGTCCGACTCGCACACGCCGACGCCCGGCGGCCTCGGCGAACTCGCCATCGGGTCCGGTGGCCTCGACGTCGCCGTCGCAATGGGCGGCGGTGCCTACTACATCGAGATGCCGGAAGTCGTCAACGTCCGCCTCGAAGGCGAACTGCCCGACTGGGCGACCGCCAAGGACGTCATTCTAGAGCTGCTCCGCCGGCTGTCGGTCAAGGGCGGCGTCGGCAAGGTGCTGGAATACACCGGCCCCGGCGTCGAGACGCTGACCGTCCCCGAGCGGACCACCATCACCAACATGGGGACCGAGCTCGGTGCCACCTCGTCCATCTTCCCGACGGACGACCAGACCAAGGACTACCTCGAACGCCTCGGCCGCGAGGACGTCTTCGAGGACATCGGCCCCGACGAGGACGCCGAGTACGCCGACGAGATCGTCGTCGACCTCTCGGACCTCGAACCGCTCATCGCCGAGCCGTCCATGCCTGACAACGTCGTGCCGGTCTCCGAGGTCGAGGGCGTCGACGTCGAGCAGGTCATGATCGGCTCCTGTACGAACGGTGCCTACGAGGATATCCTCCCGGCCGCGAAGATGCTGGAAGGGCGCAACATCGACAAGAAGACCGAGATGATCGTCGCCCCCGGTTCCAAGCAGGCCTCCGAGATGCTGGCCCGCGAGGGCTGGACCGCGGAGATGATGGCCGCTGGCGTCAACTTCTCCGAGGCGACGTGTGGTGCCTGTATCGGCATCGGTCACGTCCCGGCCTCCGACTCCGTCTCCCTGCGGACCTTCAACCGCAACTTCGAGGGCCGCTCCGGTATCGAGGACGACAACGTCTACCTCTGCTCGCCGGAAGTCGCCACCGCGGCGGCCATCAAAGGCGAAATCGTCGATCCGCGAGACCTCGCCGACGAACTCGGCGACCTCGAGGCACCCGGTCTGGAGATGCCCGACCAGTACATCGGCAACTCCGAATCGGACCTCATCGCGCCGGACAACGCTGTCGACGACGAACTCATCAAGGGCCCGAACATCGGCGACGTGCCGCTGAAGGACCCGCTGGAGACTGAAGTCGGTGGTGAAGCTCTCCTCAAGATGGAGGACAACATCACGACGGACCACATCATCCCGGCCACACAGGACATCCTGATGTACCGGTCGAACGTCCCGAAGCTCTCCGAGTTCACGCTCTCGCGCGTCGACGACACGTTCGCGGAGCGCGCACTCGACGCTGACGGCGGCGTGCTCGTCGCTGGCGAGAACTACGGTCAGGGATCCTCCCGTGAACACGCGGCCCTGTGCCCGATGTACCTGGGTATCGAGACCGTCCTTGCACAGAGCTTCGCCCGCATCCACAAGGCGAACCTGTTCAACTTCGGCATCGTCCCGCTCACCATCGACGAGGAAACCTACGAGAAGATCGAGGAAGGCGACGACATCGAGATTGTCGACGACGCGGCCGAGGCCGTCAAATCCGGCCAGACGGAGTTCACCATCCGCGTGAACGACGACTGGGAAGCAACCGGCCAGCTCGACGCCTCCGAGCGTGAACGCGAGATCCTCGCCGCCGGTGGCAAGCTCTCGCACACGAAGCAGCAGCACGACGAAGGCGGCGCCGCACCCGCAGACGACTAAAACACGGTCGCTCTCCGACCGCGATTTTTTCGAGCAGTGAAGCCACAAACAGCGCGGCATCCGCTCTGGTCGATCGGCATTCGGGTTCCGGTGACCGGGCTGGCGACAGCGCGAGACCGTCTTTTTGATTCGACATACTCGTAGCGACGCTGTTTCACGGCGAAGCGGGTCCCGGTTACGGCATAGCGGTCCCTAAGACAGGCCCAGGTAGCGATGGAAAAGTTTGGAAAGAGGGGTGGGGGTGGGGGTGGTGGCACCCAAATGGGTGCGACTACAACTACACTCGTCAGACTAAAGAACCTTCCGCATTTCTAACCTTCCCTCGGTCCCATCGATGCATGAATTATCAGTACCTATCGACAAACAGTCAGAACTCGGGTATCTTCGGTCGGCGGTAACACATATGTAGGTCCACACCGAAATGCATACGTGACAACGGTCGCTCCAGACGGGCCAGAGACGCCGGGTGCGCCGGCGGTTCGGCGCGCTGTCCGTGCGGACCTCATCGAGGTCCACCGCGTCGAGCAGGCGTCGTTTCCACAGCCGTGGCCGTTTTCTGCACTCGAGAGCTATCTCGGCGAACCGGGGTTTCTCGTCGCCGAAACCGGCAACGACGATGGCGACCCGCCCGCCGTCGCGGGCTACGTCATCGCGGACACGGTGCCGAACCACGGTACTCCGCTCGGCCACATCAAGGACCTCGCGGTTCGGCCGTCGTACCGTCGGCAAGGGGTTGCAAGCGCGCTGTTGACGCGCGCACTTGAGGTTATCGGCGAGACGGGTGCCGGCTCAGTCAAGCTGGAGGTCCGGGCCGACAACGACGGCGCACGAAAGCTGTACCGGCGCTTCGGGTTCGAGCACCGCAAGACGATTCCGAACTACTACAGCAACGGCGAAGACGCCCTTGTGATGGTCCGCCTGCTGTAGGTGGTCGCTGCGCTTCGCCGAGACCCCGACTGCATATACGGCTCCGCATCCACGGTTCGCACACTGATGGGATACGCCTGTCCAGTGTGTGACGACCCGCAAGCCGACGACGTGCATCTGGCG contains the following coding sequences:
- a CDS encoding aconitate hydratase, which codes for MGQTLTEKILDDHLVEGELTPGEEIGIEIDQVLTQDTTGTLVWLQFEALGLEEVQTELAAQYCDHQTYQFDFKNTDDHRFLRSAAGTFGAHFSRPGNGICHNVHKENFAAPGKTMLGSDSHTPTPGGLGELAIGSGGLDVAVAMGGGAYYIEMPEVVNVRLEGELPDWATAKDVILELLRRLSVKGGVGKVLEYTGPGVETLTVPERTTITNMGTELGATSSIFPTDDQTKDYLERLGREDVFEDIGPDEDAEYADEIVVDLSDLEPLIAEPSMPDNVVPVSEVEGVDVEQVMIGSCTNGAYEDILPAAKMLEGRNIDKKTEMIVAPGSKQASEMLAREGWTAEMMAAGVNFSEATCGACIGIGHVPASDSVSLRTFNRNFEGRSGIEDDNVYLCSPEVATAAAIKGEIVDPRDLADELGDLEAPGLEMPDQYIGNSESDLIAPDNAVDDELIKGPNIGDVPLKDPLETEVGGEALLKMEDNITTDHIIPATQDILMYRSNVPKLSEFTLSRVDDTFAERALDADGGVLVAGENYGQGSSREHAALCPMYLGIETVLAQSFARIHKANLFNFGIVPLTIDEETYEKIEEGDDIEIVDDAAEAVKSGQTEFTIRVNDDWEATGQLDASEREREILAAGGKLSHTKQQHDEGGAAPADD
- the rimI gene encoding ribosomal protein S18-alanine N-acetyltransferase codes for the protein MTTVAPDGPETPGAPAVRRAVRADLIEVHRVEQASFPQPWPFSALESYLGEPGFLVAETGNDDGDPPAVAGYVIADTVPNHGTPLGHIKDLAVRPSYRRQGVASALLTRALEVIGETGAGSVKLEVRADNDGARKLYRRFGFEHRKTIPNYYSNGEDALVMVRLL